The window GAGCTAAACAATCCCAAGCTCCCACGCGGGAGGCCTAGTGCGCAATAAGCAagcaatacttttttttaacttcaacCCAGTAACTCCTAGGACGCTGGGACTCATCTTAATGGTCGTGCATCATAACAGTTTCCTGGTTTTTTCAAAAGATtcactttttatatttctttatatttctgaGAAATGCTTTCATGTCCTTATTGATACAGGCCATATcaaagtacatttggtgtaaATTAAAAACCGTAGACTAAAGCAACGTCTACAAATTCATTGTTCCCTCAGTGACAGTCCAAAATACAAAAGACTAAACGTGTTGAATGTCATGTTGTAAAAGATAACTGCAGTGCTATAAAGATAATACtcaaacaaaatgttttatcttAAAACCATAATCAGTCAGTCAAGTTTAATGATACCAAACTTTACCATGAGGGATGTGACATTCAGTAACTTGGAAATTCTATTGTGACAACAAACGTTAGATCTGTTTagttaatttgttttatttagtaGACTTTTGGTTATTGTACTTTATCTCTAGCTTCTCTTCAGTTTTTCGGTTCACCTGTGTCCAGTCAGCTAATCATTTACCTCAGTTAATGAACACCTTCAAAAGCTTAGAGCTTCCAGATTCTCTGAGTAGTTGAGCATACCAGTATAAATCCTAGGGACACCTCAGTTTTGTTCTGTACCCAACTGAAGTAGGATCCAAGGAAGAAATGGAGTATGACGTTTGCCATTTAAGATTCATCAGGCATTGGTACAGTAGTGAGCACTTTTTGAAAGGTGTTCATTGTCTTGTGACAGACTGTGTTGTTAGCcagtttcagtttcacattCAGATCCACCCTTGCTCTTCACATATAGTACCCAACACTGAGAAAACCCTAAACAACAGTGTTCTACTGGACTGTGGGCCGTCCCCTGTTTTCTGTGCAAAAGTTGTTGTAGCAAGCATTGGTGGTTCAGTGGTAGAATTCTCGCCTGCCAcgcgggaggcccgggttcgattcccggccaATGCAGGTCTTACTTTTCTTCcctctatattttttttaaatctgaatcTATAAAATGCACACCTTTAAATCTGCTTCTCTCTTAGTCAGAAATCAAACATTGACAGATGTTGTGCTGCCTAGGTGTTAAAATGAAGTGTAAACCTATTCTGACATTACCCTAAAAAGGTCCAGGAGATGAGGGGGAAGTAACAAAAGGTgtccaaattttaaaaaggagacAGGGAGGCAAGATggttaaattaaactgaaagagAGGCAAGCCGCTATCACCTTTTagagaaggaaaacaacaaaacccAGATGTTGGTCAATAAACTGAACAgtgagtcaaaaaaaaaaaaaaaaaagggttagtCACCAAAACAGTCCTCTCCACAGAGCAGGGGAAAGCAGTCACCATACGCACAGCTCACTAGCTACAAAAAACCAACGAGGCTCTCTGGCACCCGCTGCATATGCAAAACCACCAGCATTGTGGAGGACCCGACGCACCCCTAACATACAATCTTCAACCTTCTGGCAAGAGGTACCGGAGCAGTTGGGCCCTCACTGCCAGATAGCAAAACGGTTTCTTCCCCCAAGCTGTCAGACTCCTAAACAGATCAGTGactggactgacacacacacacacacacacacacacacgtcaagTCACTTTTATCACAACCCACTGTCGTTGTTGCACTTTTCTATTGCACCGTCTTGTGTCGGCATTATTCTGTTCTGTCTGGTGTTGTgccgttttgttttttgcacactTACACTTCATGTAGCCCTTTGTTGATAGCCTGTTACATGTAGCACCATGGTCTTGGTGGACCGCTGTCTAATTTCACTGTGTACTGCACGACTGCTCATGgttaaaatgacaataaagccacttaACTTGGCACTAGAGCTCGCCTTAAGTACACTTAATTGCTGATTAGAGTCAGCTTAGGTGGCACCTAAGGCAGGAGAGATGGcaggacacacccacacaaggTCAGTTGGACAGGAGCCCCTGCAAGGGCCATAACACTATATTCTTATGTGAATAACTGGCCAGAGGGGCCACTGTCTGTCTTCTGTGCAAAAGTTCCTGCAGTTATTCCCCATTGAAGTAGGATCCAAGTAATTGTTGGTTTTAACTTACACCGAGAAACTCCAAGTAGGCTGGGTACACTGAGCTGTGGTTTGTCGCACAAATAACATGACCCATTGGGAAAACCCTAATGTAGAGGCAGTGAACCAGGTGGAAACAATTATACACACCGCTGCCTGTCGTCTCTTACCTAGGGTAACTCTGGAGAGAAATAAAGTCCAGCTGCTCTCCAGGAAACTAGTTCTAGAGCCCAAGCTGGGGGATGTGATATTCAGTAACTTGGAAATTATATTGTGACGACAAACACTGAATCTGTTTAGTTAATTGATTTTGTGTAGTAGACTTTGGTTATTGTGCTTTCTATCGAGCTTCCCTTAAGTTTTTCGGTTCACCTGTGTCCAATCAGCGAATCATTTACCTCAGTTAATGTACGCCTTGAAAAGCGTTGTcgtcagctgatttcagttttacAGTGAGATCCACCCTTACTCTTCACACACAGGGCTGACAACAATGCTAAATGTGCTACTGGCCGGTGGGGCCGTCCCCTGTTTTCTGTGCAAAAGTTGTTGCAGCAAGCATTGGTGGTTCAGTGGTAGAATTCTCGCCTGCCAcgcgggaggcccgggttcgattcccggccaATGCAACACTAGtttttctcctgctttgtgtTATATTATATAAAGCATGTAGTAGCCAATAATCTGGAGAGGCTAAGATGTCGAGGCCCCTCTCTCTGAGCTAAGGCCAACACGTTGGTTGTGTCTGATGACGATTTTGACCACACATCCTGTGTCGTGCAACACAATCTTTGTGGCGTGTCAGTTGGTCATGCAACTTTTGCAACTGTTTAAAAACTTGAGCTTGTGGAAAGAACTTTGCAAAAACCTTGACAAAGTCCTGGCTTCTGGTTTTGTCTCCTTCCCCTCCTTATCAGCACACATGATACAATATTGTCTGAGTAGCAACACCTTTGGTTTGGTAGAATACTGCAGCGCCTTGTGGCAGGTATAAATGGCTGCATCTGTGTGATGACGGCATGGCAGTGAGCAAAGCGACCACTGCAGCTAAATGCTGCCTCAGCACATTTGCGAAGGTACGAGGAGTGAGAGACAGCCCAAACGGCAGCACCAGGTATTCTTAGGCAAATGCAAACCTCAGAAACTGCCTGTGGGGTGGTTGCCACATGGAAGTAAGTATTTGTCAGATTAATAGTTGTAAATCAACCACCTGTAAAACTGCATTAGAAAGCTGGCTGAGTgttagaatcagaatcagaatctttattgtcattgtcacagGTACAACGAAATTAATACAACTATGGTGGAGGACTTCAGGCAGAGTGGGACAGTCGCCTGTGCAAGGGATTTGTTGAAGATCCTCGTGAAGATCCCAGCCAGCTGTTCTGCACAATCCCTCAATATTCGACCTGGCACACCATCAGGACCCGCCGCCTTCCTCGAGTTAACAGCCTGCAGCATGCGCCTCACCTCGTGCTCTTCCAGGGTGAGGGTGGTGCTGCTGTGGGCGGCGTGTTGCTGCTGTGGCTCCAATACCTCCGGTACCATGGTCTCAAAGCAGGCGAAGAAGATATTCAGCTCCTCTGCCAGCGCCAGGTCACCTTCCGCAGCTCCGAGATTGATCTTATAGTTGGTTAAAGCATGCTGAACGTGTACATCCGCaggtatttatttaaaactcaCAGGACGAGAATAGGACGAAGCTCTCCCGCTCTCTTcggaacaaagaaaaaataactaaaGCGGGGACCACTCGTACTGCCTTTTTTACAACAGTCTTGATTTCCTCCCTCAGTATCACTGCTACAGCGTTGCTCACGGCCATGTTTACAAATCCACAGAAGTGAAGCAGCGTGACCCGGAACTGCACCCGATGACCTGAAGCTGTGATTTGAGAAGATGCATTCTTTACTGATTATAGCACGAGAACATGTAGATTCATACACCTTTATTGGAGAACAACAACGAAACACCTGATGTGGTAGCCTGAACATCTAACACACTCTTACAGGGACAGCAAAAACGAGCAAACGAGCAAAAAAAGCAACCTGAGACAGCAAAAACGTGTGTGGTGAGCTGTGGTTTCTGGCTCAGCTGCTGGGAGCAGTGGGAAGAATGGGTGTGGTTCTTTGGAGAAGTAGAAAAAACGGAATGTGACAGCATTGCATTATTTCTGTGCAGATGTCGTCCTCCAGATGTGGTGGTGTTTCCACGTTGTGTGGAGGAGGTCAGTGCCTTGGCAAAGGTCTGCCACAAGCAACGACTTCCCATCATCCCTTTTGGCACTGGGACTGGCTTGGAGGGAGGGGTTGGAGCTGTGAAGGTGAGATATTTGTGTGGTGATACTTTCTCCCACTTAGAACAGTTAACATCTTTAGTAACAACAATAACCAGCAGGATGTCATCTTGGTGATAACTGTCGTAAGTCTTAtttcctgtgtttgtttgtgtcatcATCCTTCAGGGGGGAGTGTGCTTCAGCTTAAGGAACATGGAACAGGTTCTGGATCTCCACCCAGAGGACTTTGATGTGACGGTGGAGCCTGGTGTGACTCGGAAGGCTCTCAATGCATACCTGCGAGACACAGGCCTCTGGTTTCCTGTTGGTCAGTCAGGATATTCACGGGGATTCACACAGATGCATTAAATCAACACTTTTGACATGAGTGTTCCGTTTAGGGGCGGCGGTCGGGGTCTTTGTGACCGTCATAGCAGCAATAACCAAGAGAACAGCTGCTAGTTATCTTGGCCTTGGTGTGACCTGTCAGTACAACTTGTAccaaaagatgaaagaaaaactaCTGCACAGAATTAGTGATGTTGTATGATGTTGATGCTGATTTGTTAAAACATATAttgatataatataatataataatataatgtgATGATAAAACCCCCAACTATGATGGTAGTGTTAAAAGGAATGATGAAGAATACCTAAATAATACTTCAATGCAGGatgtttttagggttttttcaCATGTACAGGAATCTTTGCTTCTCTGTAAACAAGTACAAGAGAGTAGGTAGTAACCAGgtactgctaatcaaatgcacttgattaactgatcatcagcaactGTGAGCATGtgctacaggcctcagttagcatgttaaaatattaaagttcatgacagctgCCTTCCTATTCACAAGTGGTCACTACGGTTGTCCCAAGTTGTAAATATCTGGGTTATACAAAGTTACTGTCAGATTACAGAtgtgtccttttttttaataattgacCCAACCCTGGTTATGTGCTTTGTTTGTCTCAGATCCTGGAGCTGATGCATCTCTGTGTGGTATGGCTGCCACCAGTGCATCTGGTACTAATGCAGTGCGTTATGGGACTATGAGGGAAAATGTTATAAACCTGGAGGTAGTGTTGGCTGATGGGAGCATCGTACACACTGCCGGGAAGGGCCGCCGTCCCAGGTACTCACCAGCCAAATGTGATGTATCGTTATGATCTTGAAAGCCTCTTACCTTTGCTTCTGTCTTGGTTTCTCTCCTCAGGAAGACGTCAGCTGGCTATAACTTGACAAACCTGTTTGTAGGCTCAGAGGGGACCCTGGGGATCATCACTAAGACCACATTACGCCTCTATGGCATCCCAGAGGCCATGGTGTCAGCGGTCTGCTCATTTCCTTCCGTCCAGGCTGCTGTAGACAGCACAGTGCAGACGCTACAAGCCGGAGTACCCATCGCTCGCATCGGTGAGCAGGAAACTTGGAAATAATGCAAAATAACGGCACACTGTGATGCAGAGGGCTCAATGTTAAGGGATAATtctggattattttgaactgttaaATACGTATTTGCCTAATGATGTTAGCAAAATGCactcaaaaacaaacatttcaaacattgcCAAAGTTTCACAGAATAAGGTCTGTGTATCAAAAGTTGAGGGTCCAGTACTCTAATGTAGAAAGTTTGAAATACTGTTTAAAGGTGAAAATGGTGAAAACATAACTGATCACTTAAATATTCCTTATTTATGTGTTTCTCTCAGTTCTATTATTCCCATCATTATCTTCACTGTAAACgcattttttcctctcttaGCGTAAGCCTCAGTCGTGGAGAAAACAGACACATAAAGATTTATAGACATAATGAGGAAGAAACAAAACTTTATTGCTCTTTTCAGAAAAGCGATTTTTGCAGTGGTAGTGGTAAAACGGTCTCTGAGTCTGACCTCATTAGCTgtttctgggtccaaactctgcttcaggtcccaaagtcaaacaaacactgcagcatcactgagagttacaaactttaataaaatgatcagtgtgtaACAATTaggtttaacatccaggcatccatgaaaacaggatttatgaagTTTAACGGAGTTcaaagttagcagggagttggctcactagtttccatctaaacatgatatagcatgttctgactgagggatttctgaaaaattcaaacatgcagctctgctatcacttccaacataaatgaagacagaaaactaaacagcagtgacgtttgtagggttactgaagttggactagctggtatataatgatgtgctacgtgatcactAGTGACACAGCTAGGTTAGCgtaacataaacacagtaatgctggaggatgaacgctaactatGTTTCCACtcgttaacgtgagggttcccgatgattagggacaaatgcaatcgcatggcaggatgctgtaaacggaccgaacttcagtcaggagaacaacagagataatccatccacaatacgaggttagtcattaacatactgctgcatgggctgggctgtagttgcattgtaaggttttaaaaactgagctttaaaacgtatagtggtaataaaacccgagagaggccgacagtgatcactgactgtttttaggggcttgttcagattaaatagaacaagatacaaaacattaaaacgtgttaaaacacagcagccttaataaacgcagAGAAGTTTAGGACCCGGAGGCAGGGTTCATACagcatcacttaaagaccgtaTAGAATCCAGGAGGGAGGAATTTATCCTCAAACTAGAGATGAAAATTAGATCAATACCAATTATTGACAGCTGGAACTTTCACAGCAATGATGCAAGTGAATGACTTTAGATTCATCTTACCTACATTTCCTTTGATCGTGTGTTTgtcctgtatgtgtgtgtgtgtgtgtgtgtgtgtgtgtgtgtgtgtgtgtgtgatccagAGTTTCTGGATGATGTGATGATTGATGCGTGCAACAGGTTCAGCTCTCTGTCCTACCCCGTGACCCCAACTCTGTTCCTGGAGTTCCACGGCTCAGAACAAAGCCTCGAGGAGCAGGTTAAAACAgccggtgtgtgtgtgctgatatCAGACCAGATGTTCTCCCATTAGATAAAGCAGTTTCTGAAAGATATTGAGCTTTAGTGTTAGTTTCCCAGATATGGCCcgaacatgaaaaataaagagtCATGGAGTCAGTGAACCATTTGTAAACATTTCAAGGTCCTCGGTTTTGTTGTAGACTGTCGTAGATGTTAACAGTagtcacaaatatttgtctgtGAGGGGATGTGTCCAACAAagcttattattatttgtaaacTGGTTGGTCCATCCACTGGATCTCAGGACAGTGCTtctgaaaactaattttcttatttattctgACAAGGCAACTGCCTAACATTCACATAACAGTAGTGTTGTGGAAGTgggagcagattttctctctttGGTTAAAGTTTGGATGTAATGTGATTTATTGAAAGCAAGCAAACTCCCATTGaaggtcagtgtgtgtgtttctacagAGGACATCACTCAGAGTAACGGAGGGTCAGACTTTCAGTGGGCTCGAGATACGGAAACACGGAATCGGTTGTGGAAAGCTCGTCATGATGCCTGGTACGCTGCTCTGGCTCTCAGACTGGGCTGCAAGGTAAACAAAGTCACCTGCTTCAGAGACCGGACTTTGAGCATGATTTTCTCTGTAGGTCgattattttcatttccatcaaacaatGTGGCATCCTCTCTttcctaacacattacccaGTCCATATCATTATAGACATCCAGCACGATTTTTTTCCATTGAGGCCttaaagtgttcctttaatttttgaGCAGTGAACTAAACAGTGCGTGGTCGTATCTTATTGGCTACTGCAgttcttgtttgtgttttgtttgcttggTATCTTGAGGTTAGAGGGTCCCACCCCTAATAAACTatggaaaagggaaaaaaatgtgtgaGAGTCTGTGCTGTGCCttgtttctctcctcctctgctgtTTCACCT is drawn from Pelmatolapia mariae isolate MD_Pm_ZW linkage group LG7, Pm_UMD_F_2, whole genome shotgun sequence and contains these coding sequences:
- the ldhd gene encoding probable D-lactate dehydrogenase, mitochondrial yields the protein MLLGLRGGRLLPSPRRCLLHCRHVKSAATAASGVGGSVLSAFRSICGEDGVSLGEAVREQHGKDESVHRCRPPDVVVFPRCVEEVSALAKVCHKQRLPIIPFGTGTGLEGGVGAVKGGVCFSLRNMEQVLDLHPEDFDVTVEPGVTRKALNAYLRDTGLWFPVDPGADASLCGMAATSASGTNAVRYGTMRENVINLEVVLADGSIVHTAGKGRRPRKTSAGYNLTNLFVGSEGTLGIITKTTLRLYGIPEAMVSAVCSFPSVQAAVDSTVQTLQAGVPIARIEFLDDVMIDACNRFSSLSYPVTPTLFLEFHGSEQSLEEQVKTAEDITQSNGGSDFQWARDTETRNRLWKARHDAWYAALALRLGCKAYSTDVCVPLSRLPQIIVETKEDLIENRLTGPIAGHVGDGNFHCLMVVDPNDPEEMHRVHLFTERLARRALAMDGTCTGEHGVGLGKRALLCEEMGPVGIQVMQSLKDTLDPNNLMNPGKILQREEP